The proteins below are encoded in one region of Desulfuromonadaceae bacterium:
- a CDS encoding (Fe-S)-binding protein — protein sequence MKKLKRLDEYQEEIAQCVKCGACRAHCPAFGAEKHEGRVARGKIALADALLKGEVDLEDKFLLDMSQCLLCGSCCAQCPNNVPTDEIVAATRREIARRRGLSTFAKGVAGILSRPELMNLLAKSGGKLSTLLFKKLPQSSGLRLRFPAPFISADRTLPSLASTPFRERYPEKIAGAAGRPTVAFFTGCGINYMYPEVGVALLKALQFIGVTVVIPAGQGCCGLPAVSAGAGEVVEQLAEQNLKALTATPVDCIVTACASCHAGLGKVYQDFGAEFAPLTANVKDIFVFLVEQGLVEKLAALPKAAKRMKVTYHDPCHLRTQGITKEPRAILKALPQVDYVEMEDAGTCCGLGGTYSVYHYDTAKKIGAKKAGFIEESGAALVATDCPGCIMQLQDAVNHAGQQQRAVHILSLLMEALEEVREDK from the coding sequence ATGAAAAAACTGAAACGACTCGACGAATATCAGGAAGAAATCGCCCAGTGTGTCAAGTGCGGGGCCTGTCGGGCGCATTGCCCGGCGTTCGGTGCCGAAAAACACGAAGGGCGGGTGGCGCGAGGGAAGATTGCGTTGGCGGACGCGCTCCTTAAGGGGGAGGTCGATCTGGAAGACAAGTTCCTGCTCGACATGTCCCAGTGCCTGCTCTGCGGCAGCTGCTGCGCCCAGTGCCCGAACAACGTGCCGACCGATGAGATTGTCGCCGCCACGCGCCGTGAGATTGCCCGACGCAGAGGGTTGTCGACCTTCGCCAAAGGCGTTGCCGGGATCCTGAGCAGACCGGAGCTGATGAACCTGCTGGCCAAGTCCGGGGGGAAATTATCCACCTTACTCTTTAAAAAATTACCGCAAAGCAGCGGTCTGCGCTTGCGCTTTCCCGCCCCTTTCATCAGCGCCGACCGTACCCTGCCGTCCCTTGCGTCAACACCGTTTCGTGAACGTTACCCGGAAAAGATTGCCGGGGCAGCGGGGCGACCAACCGTGGCTTTTTTCACCGGCTGCGGGATCAACTACATGTACCCCGAAGTTGGCGTAGCGCTGCTCAAGGCGTTGCAGTTTATCGGCGTAACGGTGGTGATTCCGGCCGGGCAAGGGTGCTGCGGGCTTCCGGCCGTCAGCGCCGGGGCGGGCGAGGTGGTTGAGCAGCTGGCGGAACAGAACCTCAAGGCGCTTACCGCCACTCCGGTTGATTGCATCGTCACCGCCTGTGCGTCGTGCCACGCCGGGCTGGGGAAGGTTTATCAGGATTTTGGGGCGGAGTTCGCGCCACTCACCGCCAACGTCAAGGATATTTTCGTCTTTCTGGTCGAACAGGGGCTGGTGGAAAAACTGGCCGCGTTGCCGAAAGCCGCTAAGCGGATGAAGGTGACCTATCATGACCCCTGCCATCTGCGTACCCAGGGGATCACCAAAGAGCCGCGCGCAATTCTCAAGGCGCTGCCGCAAGTTGACTATGTCGAAATGGAAGACGCCGGCACCTGCTGCGGCCTGGGCGGCACTTATTCTGTCTATCATTACGACACCGCCAAGAAAATCGGGGCGAAAAAAGCCGGGTTTATTGAAGAGAGTGGTGCGGCGCTGGTCGCCACCGACTGCCCCGGCTGCATCATGCAGTTGCAGGATGCGGTCAATCATGCCGGGCAACAGCAGCGCGCAGTGCACATTTTGAGCTTGTTGATGGAGGCGTTGGAGGAAGTAAGAGAGGACAAATAA
- a CDS encoding FAD-binding protein, translated as MLSEKIIKQLQRIVGAEYVSTAKADLICYSYDATQQQYLPNVVVHPGRTEEVAQLMLLANAEKIPVFPRGSGSGFTGGSLPIAGGIVLAMTRLDRIVEIDADNLVATVEPGVVTEQFQKAVEKVGLFYPPDPASLKFSTLGGNVAECAGGPRCVKYGVTKDFILGLEIVTPTGDIIRTGGPTMKGVVGYDLTKLMCGSEGTLGIITKIIIKLLPLPEAKKTMLVLFASIDGAAQAVSAIIRGKIIPTTLEFMDAATIACVRQATDLDVPESAKALLIIEVDGDREMIDKQAQKIAAIVQPLGVVETRIAETSAESEALWQIRRSVSASLRKVNPDKFNEDICVPRSKVPEMIRKVEAISAELGISIVNFGHAGDGNIHVNVMIDRKRPGQLEKAERAIEAVFKGALALGGTMSGEHGVGIMKSPYINLELSAEAQSYMETIKKALDPNNVLNPGKIFLQR; from the coding sequence ATGCTCAGCGAAAAAATTATCAAACAGCTGCAACGAATCGTCGGCGCGGAGTACGTTTCCACCGCTAAAGCCGACCTGATCTGCTATTCCTACGACGCCACCCAGCAGCAGTATCTTCCGAATGTGGTGGTCCATCCGGGGCGCACCGAGGAGGTCGCCCAGCTGATGCTCCTCGCAAATGCCGAAAAAATTCCGGTCTTTCCGCGGGGTTCCGGGAGTGGCTTTACCGGCGGCAGTTTGCCGATTGCGGGAGGGATTGTGCTGGCGATGACGCGCCTCGACCGGATCGTGGAGATCGACGCCGACAATCTGGTCGCCACCGTCGAACCGGGCGTGGTCACGGAACAGTTTCAGAAAGCGGTCGAGAAGGTCGGGCTCTTCTACCCCCCCGATCCCGCTTCACTGAAATTTTCCACCCTTGGCGGCAATGTCGCCGAATGCGCGGGCGGGCCGCGCTGCGTCAAGTACGGGGTCACCAAGGATTTTATTCTCGGCCTCGAAATTGTCACCCCGACCGGCGACATCATCCGCACCGGCGGTCCGACGATGAAAGGGGTGGTCGGCTACGATCTGACCAAGCTGATGTGCGGCTCCGAAGGGACGCTCGGGATCATCACCAAGATTATCATCAAGCTGCTGCCGCTGCCGGAAGCGAAAAAAACCATGCTGGTGCTGTTCGCTTCGATCGACGGTGCCGCGCAGGCGGTCTCGGCGATCATCCGTGGCAAAATCATTCCGACCACCCTCGAATTCATGGACGCGGCGACCATCGCCTGCGTCCGCCAGGCAACCGATCTCGATGTCCCGGAGAGTGCCAAAGCGTTGCTGATCATCGAGGTCGACGGGGACCGGGAGATGATAGACAAACAGGCGCAGAAGATCGCCGCCATTGTCCAGCCCCTCGGGGTGGTCGAAACCCGCATCGCCGAAACGTCCGCCGAAAGTGAAGCGCTCTGGCAGATTCGTCGTTCAGTCTCCGCCAGCCTGCGGAAAGTCAACCCGGACAAGTTCAACGAAGATATTTGTGTGCCACGCAGCAAAGTCCCGGAGATGATCCGCAAGGTTGAAGCGATCAGCGCAGAGCTCGGCATTTCGATTGTCAATTTCGGCCATGCCGGTGACGGCAATATTCATGTCAATGTGATGATCGACCGCAAGCGGCCGGGGCAGCTGGAAAAGGCGGAACGCGCCATTGAAGCAGTCTTTAAAGGTGCGCTGGCCCTTGGGGGCACGATGAGTGGCGAGCATGGCGTCGGCATCATGAAGTCACCATATATCAATCTGGAGCTTTCGGCCGAGGCGCAGTCCTACATGGAGACGATCAAAAAAGCGCTCGATCCGAACAACGTGCTCAATCCGGGGAAAATTTTTCTGCAACGCTAA
- the larA gene encoding nickel-dependent lactate racemase, producing MVKLKYGLDICACTITNATVLRPVCTPDIPPAEELIRTALAHPLGTLPLNAIVRRGETVAIITSDITRYTGSEIYLPLVVAELNAAGIKDDDILIVIALGIHRQQTAAEHRKILGPLFGRITVIDHDCDDPEQLVDLGTTADGLPVQINRRIVAADRVIVTGTVGLHYFAGFGGGRKALVPGVASRATCMATHYAIFNPPQIGGKQPGAKTGQLDGNPVHAVILAAAQRVHPDFILNTVLTPDKQFAGVFCGELEAAHLAACQLAREIYTVLLEEPAELAIVSCGGHPKDINFIQSHKALDYGVNALRPGGTLILLAACPDGFGNATFFDWFRYQDLQEFETALRANYEINGQTAHATLDKARRFRVILISHFNAEQTARMGMEKAADLDAALQMAYDQLPPSPRTVIIPDGGTILPIMKT from the coding sequence ATGGTAAAGCTTAAATACGGCCTCGACATCTGCGCCTGCACAATCACCAACGCCACGGTTCTGCGCCCGGTCTGCACCCCGGATATCCCTCCGGCGGAAGAACTGATCCGCACCGCGCTAGCGCATCCACTCGGAACCCTGCCGCTCAACGCGATCGTCCGCCGCGGAGAAACGGTTGCCATCATCACTTCGGATATCACCCGTTATACCGGCAGTGAAATCTACCTGCCGCTGGTGGTTGCCGAACTGAACGCCGCCGGGATTAAAGATGATGATATCCTGATCGTCATCGCCCTTGGCATTCATCGCCAACAGACGGCAGCGGAACACCGCAAGATCCTTGGCCCGCTTTTCGGTCGCATCACTGTCATCGATCACGATTGTGACGACCCCGAGCAACTGGTCGATCTGGGGACAACGGCGGACGGGCTTCCGGTTCAGATCAACCGCCGGATCGTTGCCGCCGACCGCGTCATCGTTACCGGCACTGTCGGGTTGCACTATTTTGCCGGCTTCGGGGGCGGTCGCAAAGCGCTGGTTCCCGGCGTTGCCAGCCGTGCCACCTGCATGGCAACGCACTATGCGATCTTCAACCCGCCGCAAATTGGCGGCAAGCAGCCGGGCGCAAAAACCGGTCAGCTCGATGGCAACCCGGTGCATGCGGTGATCCTCGCCGCCGCGCAGCGTGTCCACCCCGATTTCATCCTCAACACCGTGCTGACCCCCGATAAACAGTTTGCCGGAGTCTTCTGCGGCGAGCTGGAGGCCGCCCACCTGGCCGCCTGTCAGCTGGCGCGAGAGATCTATACCGTGTTGCTTGAAGAACCAGCGGAGCTGGCGATTGTCTCGTGCGGCGGGCATCCGAAAGATATCAACTTCATTCAGAGTCACAAGGCTCTCGATTACGGAGTCAACGCCCTGCGCCCGGGGGGAACCCTGATCCTGCTCGCCGCGTGTCCTGACGGTTTCGGCAACGCGACCTTTTTCGACTGGTTTCGCTATCAGGATTTGCAGGAATTCGAAACGGCGTTGCGTGCCAACTATGAAATTAACGGTCAGACCGCCCATGCCACGCTCGACAAGGCGCGGCGCTTCCGGGTGATCCTGATCAGTCATTTCAACGCCGAGCAAACGGCCCGCATGGGGATGGAAAAGGCCGCCGATCTTGACGCCGCGCTGCAGATGGCGTATGACCAGCTGCCGCCGTCACCGCGCACCGTGATTATTCCCGACGGCGGGACGATTTTGCCGATCATGAAAACTTAA